The following proteins come from a genomic window of Lachnoclostridium phytofermentans ISDg:
- the rpsC gene encoding 30S ribosomal protein S3 encodes MGQKVNPHGLRVGVINDWDSRWYAEADFADNLVEDYNIRTYLKKKLYSAGVAKIEIERASDKLKVIIHTAKPGVVIGKGGAEIEKLKVEITQYTTKKLNLEIKEIKKPDVCAQLVAESIAAQLENRISFRRAMKSTMSRTMRSGAKGIKTAVSGRLGGADMARTEFYSEGTIPLQTLRADIDYGFAEADTTFGKLGVKAWIYHGEVLPTKGNKKEGSDK; translated from the coding sequence ATGGGACAAAAAGTTAATCCTCATGGCTTAAGAGTCGGAGTTATCAATGACTGGGACTCAAGATGGTATGCGGAAGCAGATTTTGCAGATAACTTAGTAGAAGACTACAATATCAGAACCTACTTAAAAAAGAAGTTATACAGCGCAGGCGTTGCTAAGATCGAAATTGAGCGCGCTTCCGATAAATTAAAAGTTATTATCCACACAGCTAAGCCAGGTGTAGTAATTGGTAAAGGCGGTGCTGAAATCGAGAAATTAAAGGTTGAAATTACTCAGTATACAACAAAGAAATTAAACCTTGAAATTAAGGAAATCAAGAAGCCAGATGTATGTGCTCAATTAGTAGCAGAAAGCATTGCAGCTCAGCTTGAGAACCGTATTTCTTTCAGAAGAGCGATGAAATCTACCATGTCCAGAACTATGAGATCTGGTGCAAAGGGTATTAAGACAGCAGTTTCCGGTCGTCTTGGCGGAGCAGATATGGCTCGTACTGAGTTCTATAGTGAGGGTACTATTCCACTACAGACACTTCGTGCAGATATCGATTACGGTTTCGCAGAAGCAGATACAACTTTTGGTAAATTAGGCGTTAAAGCTTGGATCTACCACGGTGAAGTTCTTCCAACAAAGGGAAACAAAAAGGAAGGGAGCGATAAATAA
- the rplP gene encoding 50S ribosomal protein L16: MLMPKRVKRRKQFRGSMAGKAMRGNTISHGEYGIVAMESAWIKSNQIEAARIAMTRYIKRGGKVWIKIFPDKPVTTKPAETRMGSGKGSLEYWVAVVKPGRVMFEIAGVAEETAREALRLATHKLPVKCKIVSRADLEGGAGSEN, encoded by the coding sequence ATGTTAATGCCAAAGAGAGTTAAGCGCCGTAAGCAATTCCGTGGCAGTATGGCAGGAAAAGCTATGAGAGGTAACACTATCTCCCACGGTGAATATGGTATCGTAGCAATGGAATCAGCATGGATTAAGTCCAACCAGATTGAAGCTGCCCGTATCGCGATGACACGTTACATTAAACGTGGTGGTAAGGTTTGGATTAAAATTTTCCCTGATAAACCTGTAACAACAAAACCAGCAGAAACTCGTATGGGTTCCGGTAAAGGTTCTTTAGAGTATTGGGTAGCTGTAGTTAAGCCAGGTCGTGTAATGTTTGAAATCGCTGGCGTTGCAGAAGAAACTGCTAGAGAAGCTCTTCGTCTTGCTACTCATAAATTACCGGTCAAGTGCAAGATCGTTTCTCGCGCAGATTTAGAAGGAGGTGCGGGCAGTGAAAACTAA
- the rpmC gene encoding 50S ribosomal protein L29, whose protein sequence is MKTNKYVEELQAKSTTELNETLVAAKKELFNLRFQNATNQLDNTSRIKDVRKNIARIQTVISQKAKAAN, encoded by the coding sequence GTGAAAACTAATAAGTATGTAGAAGAATTACAGGCTAAGTCAACTACAGAGTTGAATGAGACATTAGTAGCTGCTAAGAAGGAACTTTTCAATTTAAGATTCCAGAACGCAACAAATCAGTTAGATAACACAAGCAGAATTAAGGATGTTAGAAAAAACATCGCAAGAATTCAGACTGTGATCTCACAGAAGGCAAAGGCTGCTAACTAA